The DNA sequence AAGGCTCTGGAGAAGATGTTGAATAGCGGGCATCGGCCTAGCACGAGTGTTTTCCATTTAGTACTCTCTGGGCTTCTAGAGAAAGAAAGGTATGCTAACGAAGCTAGTAATTTGGTTGCTGTCATGTTAGAGAGGAAAATTCGTCAAAATATCGATCTTTCTACTAAGGTTGTGTCTGGTTTGTTTAGTAACGGTCTGAATGAGAGAGCATTCAAGATTATTAGGTCACTTTATGACAACGGATATTATGTGAAGATGGACAAGTTGGTTGAAAATCTGTGCATAGAAAAGAAATTCTTGGAAGCGCGGGAACTTTTGCTGTTTAGTTTGGATGCTCGTCAGAAAATTGATTCGGTAGTTTTCGCTTCAGTGCTTAATGGGCTTTGTCGGGCTGGAAGAGCTTCCGAAGCATTCACGCTTTTCTATGGAATGATTGACAAGGGAAGTTTGACTGTACCTTCTGATTGTTTAGTTGCTCTGCGTGTTGCACTTCAGGAAGCAGGAAGACTTAAAGAGGCTGATTTCGTCGGCAAACAAATGAGACGTGCAATTACTTGAAGTGGGAATTGCATGGTTATTCTCAATTTTCTCCCCCGTGGAGGTGTCATGGTTTAAGAAGTTAAGTGTTGGGAGATGGTTATAAAAGAAGATGCAGATGAACATGTTTGGAATGAGATGAGCTTTTCGAGATCGACCGTGAAAACAACCATATAATTTGGTATATTACCGGGAAGCTAATTATTTGATGATTTTGCTAATTTTTCCAGTGTAAATGTTGCACATCGATCCCCAATTATTTTTTGTGTGGACATAAAGCCTCTCGCTTTCCAGCTCGCAGGAGACTTGATTTTAACCAGAGGGTTTACTCTTGCGTAATTATCCTCTTCCGCAACCAGCATGGTCATTGGGTCAGAGGTTCTGGACATGATTGGCACTTCCATGAGCGGCATACAGATCAATGGTTAGAGTGACTGCAGGCAGAATAAATGACAGGGAGCTTTTCCGTAGGAAACAAGGATGGAGCTTTCCCTCAGAGGTTTACCAAACTGCAAACTTTATCTAAGACATTGAGACAGATTAAGATCCACTTTACTCTAGCGCATATCTGTCCATTAGACCTTGCCACCGTGGTTTCATCAAAGTTAAGAAGACGACCAACTCTTGTGACCACTTGAAGGTGTACATGCTTCTTCCAGTACTCAAAAGGCGGATTATAGAGGTTAGCCCAAACAGGAGCAGTTGAAATAACTTGATCTGATGAGTTGAAGTTTGGTTTCCTAGCAAATGAAATTAATAGGTAGCTCTTTTACCGTCCAAGGTCCACCAGAAAGGACAACATGTATGCCCTCCTTAAGCGACCCGCTTTTCAAGAAGAGGTTCAGTAAGGTATTTTCTTTATCGAAAACTTCCATTCGCCAATGCTTTCCTGGATTAAGGTCCATTGAAGGATTTCCAATGGGTATAAAAGTTCCAAATAAAGAACCAGATTGTGGAGAAGCTCAAAATACAAGCCAGATAAGTAATGAATTAAAATAAACCTTAGAACTGGTCtgaaagaggggaaaaaaagagtcAGGAGAAGAAACAAAACGAAGGATTAATTGATTGCAATAAAGAGAATTCCTAGGTAACTATAGAAGAaatgttttaaaaaagaaaaagtgcaaataaagtgaaaaagatGAAGTATTGAGTCATCCCCAAACTGCAAGAAAGAATGTACATTTATATCCCTATATCGATACTAATAAAGTTTCTTATAGCTTTCTTATAGCTTTATGTAGAAATGGAAGATTCTATTCTCTCTTGACAGGAAAAAGAACCTTTAAAAGACGGTTTTGCTAAAATACTCGTGAAACTGGAATAAATGTTTTCCTTCTAGCTGAAGATGCCCTTTTCAAGTTGGAGGTCAAAAGATTTAAGGCctaaactagttttttttttccactaacTACTGAATTGGGCTCTTCTCTTCTTCAGACGGTAGAActtgttttcatttttgttaCTGTGTCTCTTCAATTCACTTTTTGCAATGTCTTGATGATTTTATGCTTGTGCTACACTACAGGATGATAATATGTTTGGCTATTACTGTGTTTCTTCAATTCACTTTTTGTaatatctttattattttatacttgtGCTACACTACGGAATAATATGTTTGACTTTTGTCAGGAATACAAGATCTTCTTAGCGCTTGTTTAGCTGCTTTCTGGATCAGCTCCTCCACTCTAAGTTGTTGTTAAGCATTTCACAAACAAATAACTTAGTGCTCAAAATGAGCTTCTAGACTTCAAAAGGAGAAGGTCCAATTTGAAATTTCTGACTGCTGGAGTAAGAAGTTTGCTTTGGGCATTTAAATGAAGTATTTATGAGTGTTTCTTTAATATCTCTACTCAAATAGAACATCAGCAGCAAATGCAGCAGCGCCGAGTAGTTACCAATTTGCACAAAACCACATCTTGTTACATCACTGACGGCTACTTTTTAGGATTCATATTCCTGTTTAAGTAATATGTATATCACTTGATAGACGTGTTTAACACTGAAGTTTGTATATTGTAGGCCTGAGATGAACACCGGTCTGATATCAGGTAAGGAGATACCGTTGACAATCTCTTTGAGAGTGTAGAATGCAAGAGAAGCAACAATTACATAAGCCAACATATGGAGTAAGAgtgttttttatttcttctggAAGTTTAATGCGAGGTTGTCAACTCTCTCTTCCTTGAAACGGGGAATTAAACTATTCATTTTAACAGGAAAGCGAACTCAGTGATGCAAGgagtactttttctttttaataaaagtGTGCAGGTTGACTAGTGGAGTTCTTCTGTGATCATCTCATAAAGAGATGCAACAATTCTTAAAGAGATTAGGTAGCTGCTTGTTCTGAAAATCGATCTAATTGTGTAGTTTATCTTTAGATTGGTACAGTCTGAATACTTAATAGAGATGGTTACATTGTAAAGAATGGAATTATGTCAGAATATTTCTGCAAGatcttttctcctccttttctcccTAAAAAGTTGAGTATGCGATGGGTCTTTAGTATGTTTGGATGGAGAGattgggtgagaaatgagaaggaAGGAGAGATGCTACTCTTTTTTTCGGTATGGATTATTGGATGTATATAAGAAAAACGAGAGGAAATGAGCTTGTGAtagtttatttttctccttctttctttttttttgtttatttttccgAGACAGAGTAATACTACTTGTACATACAAAAAAtagatgtaaattttacactctgCAATTGTTTGTTATTATTGAAATGCACTGGGTACATACAAAAAAATAGATGTAAATTTAACGCTCTGCAATTGTTTGTTATTATTGAAAAGCGGTGAGCAGTTTATTAtctcaaaaagagataaatcatTCACTTTCAATTACGCTTATATGGCGCATATGTTATggtgtataaatttatttttacaaataaatatcttttacaaatataaaaatttaattaatctattttacCGCGTACAAAATTTTAAGGGTAAATAgcacgtttggtcctcaaactatgaagcCAGCGACATTTTggctttcaaattttaatttattgtattttttggCTCAAATTTTGAATTGCAATCAAGTCTCACAAttcaatttagttaactaaattttaacgtattattgatataaaaataatatgcattTTAATTATTGGCGTATCATCAATCATAACACTGCCACATCACTTTTACATTAGCgatacatcaatatttagttaattaaattagttaTAATTAAGGCTTGATTGTAATACTTATgaatattcaaataaatttttttaatgaattaaaGATTGAGGATTAAAGTGTCGCAAGCCTTATAGTTTCAGAATCAAATATAAAACTTACGtaaattttattaagagaaaTTCTTCTCGCACACCCTATGGAAGAGGTGCAGATCTTAtactcttattttaaaatttatgaaactttaaatagttaaaaaaattaatgtaataaataaggaataatttttttgaatgaaaaaatataaaatatacaattcaCTTTAGATAGTAGCAGCAGTAGCATtgcttttttcttaatttattcacAAATTTCAGTTATTAAGCCTAATTTTGAAAAAACGTTCATTTCCGAGAGCATCTTCATGTCCCACTGATcactgatctctctctctctctctctctctctctctctctctcttctccaccccttttctctcccctcctctctctctctctctctctctctctctcgatctcgatctcgatctctcGATCTTACCCATTCTGCTATATTCTTTTCTTGCAATTTGGGGTGCGTGGATCGGTCGCAGATGCCACATTCGAAGCGGAATCgaagcgacggcggcggcggcggcggcggcgacggctgCCGCAGCATCGTTCTGCCGCGCAGACTGCTACTATCCATCTTCATTGTCTCGCCCTTCCTCTTCTTGCTAGCCCGCGGCGGCGTTCACTCCCAAATCTCCAAAGGTATGtccgtgtgtgtgtgtgttggcgCTTGCGCGAAAACCCTATCCCCTTTACTATCTGTTTTGAGGGTTCGGATGCTTAGGATGGGCTCAGATCTATAATCATCTTGCCTCATGTTGTTAATCAGCGTCGCGTCAATTGGTGTCGAGGGAAAATTGAGGAGCCATTGTGTTGGAAATGAAAATGGCTAAATGAGAAATGGGAGTTAGGGCCTGTTTAgatgtcagaataagttattcaatgATAACTTCTCGCTATGTGGTACGATcctgtttggatgtcggaataagttaACCCGCGATAACTTGCACGGTATGAGAATTTTAGGACAGCATATTTTACTTGTGAGgcgatttatcttattccaagAAAAATGACTAAGAAGGCTGAATATGTTATGACCAGACTACTCATCTACCGAATTCTACAAGCTTCCTGAGTAAACCAATGAGATATGCTGAACAAGATTTTCATGCGTCCAAATAGGGCCTACgaatattttcttttgtgattgcaAACTCAGATAGTGCATTCCACCTACGATTGATATTATCTTATTCTGAGAAAATGACTTGGAGGTTGAACATAGTATGCCCTTCTAGACATTTGATCGTACTCTTCATCTATCAATTACTACAACCTTCTcgaataaataaaagagatgtGTTGAATAAGATGCTCGTTCATCCAAACGAGCCCTTAAGTTTGTTCTTAAGGAATGTACAACTTAGGGAGGAGTACCTTTCAAACCACTGTTTGAAAAGACCAACCTGCATAGACCGGCGGAGTCCTCTTATGACATATGCATTGAATAACGACAGCATATTTAGGCTCGTGTGTGATTACCTACACAAATACTTGAATATCATTTTTTTCATGCATGCTACTTTGTTGATTTATCTTCATTGTTCACTATTTTGTATTACTTGAAAACTTTGTAACGTCAAAATGTcgtacaattaataattaaaagtcttccatgttttttttttcgtttaatgactattttattatatgttaCGTGAGCGGCATATGCACCTCCTCACTGCATATGCACTATGTCGTGCCTTTGCCGCCTGTAGATTATTTCTGCTTTTTACAACATTGCTCCAATCCTAGATGGAACTTCATTGATGCCTGCCTAGAAGTTTCTCCCTTTCTTAAATGCCTGCCTTGCTAACCTTGAAGTTTCAGTCTGAGGGAAAGAGGTAGAATTGGAACCCTTTGTTGTATGTTCACCATAGAAAGCACCATATATTACATTCGAGAAAATGATGTCCAAATCATGCAATATTTGTGACAGTCGGATGGTGCAAGGGCAAGTTGATGGCATACTGAGACTGTTTAACTCTCTACATATGTATTTTAGTCAACATATTTATATGAAGTTAATTCTTCAGAACTTGATTCTAGTATGCTTTCAAGGGTGAAATGATTCCGGTCAGCCTAATATGtgacaaagaagaaagaagaatgCTATTGGTGCAATCTTGAAGTAATGTTGTGATATGCGAAATAAACTAAACACTTTGCTACTTCCCTGCATTAATTTGCAAGATGGCCCACCATGCATTAGATAATGACGTGGCATAGCTTTTAGCTGAATCTTGGACTATAGCGTGcctatttacatatttttatgaCTAAGTATCCACTTCTATATGGATATTGATGTCTCCACTTAAGTACTGCTTCTGTTTCAATTAtagtagtgtttttttttttttaatgcagaTAGTGAGGCGGAAAGAGACTTTGCAACCAATCAGGTTTTCCCTTtaagatatttattttgttttgtatcAATAGGGTAAATGCATGACTCtttgcttcatatttttttaaattcccaTTGTATCCCTCATAGAAGATTTCGTGCAGACAACAAATTGGAGAGAGCGGTTGGCTGTTCAAAACTTGAAATCGGTTCTAACTAAAGAGGTCAGTTATAGTTTCTTTTCAGATactttttatatacttttttgtttaaaatttttgcagTGTTCGTGGAAGGCGTTTTATAATGTAATGCCTTAACACTTACTTATGTGGTGCTTGTATCTCTAAGTTGTTGATCTTTCGTACTATTATTGGCTGCATCATCTTTGATTAAAATTTGTTACTTTTAAGGTTAGGATGACTTACCATCCCATCTAACAGTAGTCTGTTGCTATTAGGTTATTTAGTTTTGGTATTGTATGTGCTTGCAATTTTGATGCTGATGCACTGCAAATACATATCTACACACCAATTGTTTACGGAACAAAAGTTTCTATTTCATAAGTAAATGTCTACCTAAAATGTACTTATCTAGCCTTTGTTAAGAGATTTGAAAAGAGAATGCAAAAAAGTGACTGTAAATGGAGAATAAAATGATGGATAAATGTATTTCATATTTTACAGTACTTTCTTatcaaattataagaaatttatgagtacaatggATAGCGAGTTTAAGGGAAATTATGCtagttatttatattttagtttctaaTAGTTAAGATGACAAAAGAATTTTATGTCACTAATGAACCAAATTTTGCCATCAAGTGATGAAATATTAAATGAAACTGTAAGAAAGTGGTTACCATATGCATATTGTCACCTGTCTGAGTGTTAGTAATAACTATTTTATCTTCTCGACCTTCGTGTTTTTTCTGCAGAGTTTCATTTTGTTCCATTCTCTGCATCTTTTCTAGGAACCAGTCTTCGCCTTTTCAGCcgtatttcttttcttttaatcaaaACATTTTGGGTTCCTTGTAATTTTATTGTGAGTAATTGTATACCTTGGTATATGCTTGGTAAATTCCAGTATTACAACAACAAGCAGATCAGATAACTAGAGGTTTGAGCACTTTTGACTTTTACAACAAATTCACAgtatttttgagatatttttgttgtttctcAATACTCCAAAAAAGCATCCAGATACCCCTTTTTAAGTATAAACACTGCTTTctataaaacaataaaattattccTATACTACAAAATTACATGGCATCAAAACAGGCCCTTAGTAAACAGTTTTCCATTGTCTAAAACCAAAACTTTCCTTGTATTTTCCTTAACCCAAGATTGAGCTACTAGTTTGATAAACTGTAGGATAGTTCTGGTCAATTGACCCTGCCAAAGCAGTTACCGGATGCCCGATCTCTGCAGGCAAGGTTACCTGAGTTGAGGTGATGACATAGTACTCATGCTTCTTGTCCTTCATCTCTCTCTGTATTTTTCCTAGTCCAAGCAAGAACTCCCTTTGTACTTTTGTATCCCGATTCTCCTAGGTCATTCATCGTCCAAACAACAAGTCTCTTTGTagttgtgtttggttcgcatttcTCCtgatcttttttttctatttatctcATAACTACTTTCTATATATCCACCATTGGTCTATCATCGTTCACTTTCGTTTTCCTTGCTCATTTCCCTTCATCTTCTGGCCTTTCTCTTTCTTGTGCAATTTGTGATGATGCTATCCTGCTAAATGTTGTTGACACTCAGTTGGGGAATTGATTTTTGACAACCTTGGTGGGTATTGTCAAtaatatttacatttttttgcCTGTGAAATCCTCTTGGCAGGTGACTGACTCTATATCTATTAGTCGATCTCAATTGGATCTGTGGAGTCTTGATATTTTGGGAAGACACCATGCCTCATCATCATGGAAAACCAGTGGCCTGAATGATACTGAACAGGACATTACATCATTAAAACAcgtattttttttactttatatgcataaatttctattttcatGGCATACAGTGTTAAAAATGTGCCTGTTAATCATGTGATCTTCTTTGACTTTTTTAAGCCACTTCAGACAGGTTCAAGTGCTGATTGGAATAGTATCCAGTTCAAATCAGAAAATCCAATTGGTGGCGAATTAGCTGCAACAGAGAAGGAGGCTGATGGGGCGGGTATAAGACTTGGGTTTCTACCACATCTCCTTGAagtataattaattagcaaATAAGTGAATAATTTTTGCTGTGCAGATGGGAATCTGCTTACTGACACACCAACAAAAGTATTTCGCAGGGTTTCTCGTTTCCTTCTTTCCCATCATTCGGCAATGAGAGTAAGAATTTTATACAGTTATTCCATTTTGCAGTCAAAACATTTTTATTGCTGTTAAATTCTTGAATTTCTAATGTATCCTTTTAATCTGGATAAAGAAGCTACCTGACCTACAATTGCTTTGACCTCTACTATTGAATGCTTTGATGCCTAGCTGTTTTATACTTATCTGGAAAATTAGCtgttttctttgatttttgttatttatgatATTGTTATTTGTTGTAGAAACCGAGAGAGTTAAGGCAAGAAAAGAGGGCGATGGAGTTGGTTCAGCAGGATGAGGAGGCATTGGTCAAACTTGAGAATGCCGCCATCGAGCGATCAAAAGCAGTGGATTCAGCTGTCCTAGGAAAGTATAGCATATGGAGACGAGACAACGAGAATGAGAACACAGACATAAAAGTTAGATTTATGCGAGACCAAATTATCATGGCGAGGGTCTTTTCTGTTATTGCCAAGTCAAAGAACAAGCTTGATCTTTATCAAGAATTGCTGAATCGTATCAAGGAAAGCCAGCGTGCAGTCGGGGAGGCTAATGCCGATTCTGACTTACATCACAGGCAATCATCTCCTTTGCTTTATTGACATAACAGTCGATGCCCGTTGGCCTCCGATGAATCTTTTGCAAAACTGTTGTTCGAGTAGAACAATTTGAAGAATCACTAAATAGCTTTTTCCCCAACCTATGCAACAGAAGgagaagcttcaaattgaagTTTCTACTTTTTAGACTTAAAAGCTTGTTTCAGATTCCTACTTGAAAAAGTTCTTCCGAACATTCTGTTTGCTGAAGATCTGGCTGCTGTTTTTTAGAGTTGGAAAGACTATTCTAGAAGTACAAATAGGAACTTACTGCTACTGcatcctttttttctttattgaatTTTAGCATTCTAATCTGCAGCTCCCCTGATAAAACCAAAGCGATGGGTCAAGTTTTGTCTAAAGCACGTCAAGAGCTGTATGATTGCAAGGTAATAACCCAAAGACTGCGAGGAATGCTTCAGTCAGCAGATGAACAAGTTAGAAGCTTGAAGAAACAGAGCACTTTCTTGAGCCAATTGGCTGCGAAGACTATACCCAATGGGATCCACTGCTTATCTATGCGGTTAACAATAGACTACTACCTCCTCCCTCCTGAGCAAAGGAAGTTTCCGAGGAGTGAGAATTTGGAAAATCCGAACCTTTACCATTATGCACTCTTCTCTGACAATGTCTTGGCTGCATCAGTTGTCGTCAACTCAACCATCATGAATGCCATGGTAAATGTATATCTTAGGATTTCTACGCATATGTCACTGCAAAATATGTGTTTTGTACATTTCCTTCTAATATCTGAAATTCTACATTTATGTTTAGAAAGTGGATTTTCTTACAAAATCAGCCATTTTTCATGTTGTGAAGTCATCCATTTTCACatggaaaagtttttttttttaattaatagaaaTTAGGGTATATTTCAGAATTGCCCTTTtgtggtttagctcattttcactttgcGACTCTatagttcaaaaaatttcacTTTATCTCCTcgtggtttagctcattttcactttACACTCTGTGGTTCAAAAAGTTTCACTTTTGGAGGCAAAAGTAAAACTTTTTGAACCACAGagtggcaaagtgaaaataagCTAAATCATAGGGGgacaatttgaagtttaccctataaTTTAAGAGGGTGTATATGTAATAAATTACGTTTTTGAACatcatatatgaaaattcagattatGCAAGAGTATATATGTAGAAAGATAATTCTGCAGGGATATATAGGCAAATATCTCTAACTCCTATTTGTCTTCATTATGAACcataataattttgtaaatttgtaaCTTCCAATTGCAGGAGCCAGAGAAGCATGTATTCCATCTCGTCACTGATAAATTGAACTTTGGAGCCATGAACATGTGGTTCCTCTTGAACCCACCTGGGAAGGCGACAATTCATGTTGAAAATGTAGATGATTTCAAATGGTTGAATTCTTCCTACTGTCCGGTTCTGCGACAACTCGAGTCTGCTGCTATGaaagaatattattttacatCTGATCACCGCTCAACTCTGTCTGCCGGTTCATCCAACCTTAAGTACAGAAACCCTAAATACCTTTCCATGCTGAACCATTTAAGGTTCTATCTCCCACAGGTTTATCCCAAGTTAGACAAAATCCTGTTCCTCGATGATGACATAGTTGTCCAGAAGGATTTAACAGCACTGTGGTCCGTTGATCTCAATGGAAATGTCAACGGAGCCGTGGAGACATGTGGTGAGAGTTTCCACCGCTTTGACAAATATCTCAATTTCTCAAACCCGCACATCGCTCAAAACTTTGATCCTAATGCATGCGGTTGGGCCTATGGGATGAATATTTTCGATTTGAAGGCGTGGAAGAAGAAGGATATTACTGGGATTTATCACAGGTGGCAGAACATGGTAAATTCCTGTGAGATTAATGCTAATTTTGCTCTTCACATCTTATGCATGGTTTTCTATATTTAGTTTAGAAAAAAACCCATATATGTGATCTATCATATCTTCTGACAAACTTTTGGCTCGTGAAACGTTTAACGTGGACTTCAGCTTTTGCTTATCGGCTCGTTCTTTTGATTTACCTGAAATCCCTACAGGAGTTCTGTTATGGGTTTTCATGATTATTGCCATTTTGTTGAAGCGATGTTTTTGAACTGTCAATGCCTGAAATCATGCGATAGGCATTTTTCCTCCCCTCCTTTAGCGGTTGATTAAACCATCGATTTATCATCTCTCTATTAAACTTGGTAGTCTCTAATCCAGCAGTTACAATTTCTAATCCCCGCACGCAATTTCTTGCAATTATCTTCGCTTACAATGTTAACCTCTTTTTCTGCCAGAATGAAGACCGGGTTCTCTGGAAACTGGGAACACTTCCGCCGGGCCTACTAACATTTTATAAGTTAACTCACCCGCTCGACAAATCATGGCATGTGCTCGGTTTGGGTTACAGTCCTAGCATTGACCGCTCGGAGATAGAGAATGCTGCTGTGATCCACTACAACGGGAACATGAAGCCTTGGTTGGATCTGGCGATGACCAAGTACCGGTCGTATTGGACCAAGTACATCAAGTACGATCACCCTTACATTCGCGGCTGCAAGCTGACTGAATAACTCTGACAACTCTGACTAACCGGTGACCTCCGCGCAAGATTAAGTTTTGATCCTCTGGGTTGGAAATCAATGCGAAGCTGATGAAACAGAGTTCTTGTTATTGGTAGATATCGTCCTTTGTTTCCCTCATTGAAAGAATTTTACTTTCTCTGAGCACTGTTGTTAAAACCTTTATGAGATGTAGTATGCTATTTGgaatataaagtaaataatttaatttcgtTTCTTGTCCCTCAATGGTCTGGTCCTTGTTAAGGGTGCGTGCTATGCACATAAAATAGTGGTAGTTCGATCTGCGAGTGTTTTGCTATTTATgggacaaatttttattatggGCTAAATTgcatttttggtcctcaaactatggtGTGACAGTTTggtacttaaaattttaatttattgtaatttttggaTCAAATTTTTTAGATTCTTGCAATCAAATTTCATAGAAGTGCGTGGCACGTGtgtacttaaaattttaatttattatagttttgGATCAAAGTTTTTAGGCTCTTGCAATCAAACTCTACAATGCAATTACAGTACAATTTAGTGAACTAAGTACAATTTGGTAAATTAAATAGTGATGTGTTACTAATAAACCATCGACGTGGTTGTATTGTGATGAGCGAGGTAAAAACAACAGAAATACTACATCCTGTCATATCAGCATCATTGAGCTATAAGATTTGATTGTATTGTGATGAGCGAGGTAAAAACAACAGAAATACTACATCATGTCATATCAGCATCATTGAGCTATAAGATTTGATTGCAGCAATCTAAAAAGTTTGAATTAGAAATTATAACGGATAATAGTTTTGAGGATTGAGGGCTAaaagaacttttttttattattaatagacTTTAATAAAACttgtcttttaaaaaaaattagtttacaaaaattagatttttgcGGTGAATGAATTATTgctttttttaaatacaataaaTTGTTCAccgtttttttcaaaataagaaaattgttttttttattttttagagtttggatatagaaaatatataagcttgatgaaaatgaaaaatgatttagtgataaattatttaccgcttagatttagtttataaatatcaattttgaatGTCTATTCTTATAATTAAAAAGTGGAAACGCATCTTGTCCCAAAAACCTGACTAAAAGTGTGATTTGGGGGTTTTCTCAAGCTGGCATGATACTCGGCTACTTAAAACTACCAAGCGAGCATGTCATGTATTGCAAAGCAGGTGTGTTCTCAGAGCTTGAATTTTTTTCATCCTAGTTTTATCCAATGACTCTGTTTTTCAAGGCATAAACAAATTTATCAAATTGTAAGCTTTGCTCATGCTGTTCAAATTTCAGCTGGCTAAAGCTTTGCTCTTGCTTGCCAATTGCTTTTCCTGTTTCAAAAGCTCAGTGTTAAAAGATGATCGGCTTTAAACTACCTGATCACATATGCATGCACATGGCATGATATagcacactagtaataataactgaatttaagtattttagaCCGATGATTTGAATCCaaaaagttattattgttagtgcgACAtatcgttatatttggtataaGAGAGAGTTAAGTTCTACGCAGGATAAAGTGCTAGACCATGGGTTTGGTGGGAGCTACCTTTTAAATCCGCAGGAACTATCTTTAGAATCTCACGTCGCTCTGTGATCGGGTTTAGGGGGTGTTATCCTGCCAAGATTATGCAAACTCAACTTTAGTATCTGAGGCTTCCCTAGATTTTGCAAACTTGGCTTTAGTAGCGTAATGTCTAGTTGAAATACTCCCtcgcgtttggttcgcgttatCTTATCATAGTATCCGAGCCATCCCTAAATCTTGCAAACTCAGCTTTAGTAGCATAATGTCTAGTTGAAATACTCCGTTGCGTTTGGTTCATGTTATCTTACCAGGATTACAAGGCATCCTGCAAGAATTACTTGACTGTGAATAATCCAGCAACTgattcaaaattacaaaattaacaTTCCACTTCCTAATTACTATTAGGAAGTATGCAGTAATCCAACATTACATTACTGCACTGAACC is a window from the Ananas comosus cultivar F153 unplaced genomic scaffold, ASM154086v1, whole genome shotgun sequence genome containing:
- the LOC109705938 gene encoding polygalacturonate 4-alpha-galacturonosyltransferase-like isoform X3, producing the protein MPHSKRNRSDGGGGGGGDGCRSIVLPRRLLLSIFIVSPFLFLLARGGVHSQISKDSEAERDFATNQTTNWRERLAVQNLKSVLTKETGSSADWNSIQFKSENPIGGELAATEKEADGADGNLLTDTPTKVFRRVSRFLLSHHSAMRKPRELRQEKRAMELVQQDEEALVKLENAAIERSKAVDSAVLGKYSIWRRDNENENTDIKVRFMRDQIIMARVFSVIAKSKNKLDLYQELLNRIKESQRAVGEANADSDLHHSSPDKTKAMGQVLSKARQELYDCKVITQRLRGMLQSADEQVRSLKKQSTFLSQLAAKTIPNGIHCLSMRLTIDYYLLPPEQRKFPRSENLENPNLYHYALFSDNVLAASVVVNSTIMNAMEPEKHVFHLVTDKLNFGAMNMWFLLNPPGKATIHVENVDDFKWLNSSYCPVLRQLESAAMKEYYFTSDHRSTLSAGSSNLKYRNPKYLSMLNHLRFYLPQVYPKLDKILFLDDDIVVQKDLTALWSVDLNGNVNGAVETCGESFHRFDKYLNFSNPHIAQNFDPNACGWAYGMNIFDLKAWKKKDITGIYHRWQNMNEDRVLWKLGTLPPGLLTFYKLTHPLDKSWHVLGLGYSPSIDRSEIENAAVIHYNGNMKPWLDLAMTKYRSYWTKYIKYDHPYIRGCKLTE